Proteins encoded by one window of Serratia nevei:
- the ispE gene encoding 4-(cytidine 5'-diphospho)-2-C-methyl-D-erythritol kinase, whose product MIRQWPSPAKLNLFLYITGRREDGYHLLQTLFQFLDYGDTLTIDPRQDDRIHLLTPVDGVPDEQNLIVRAARLLQRYCDERGLQTAPRGADISIDKRLPMGGGLGGGSSNAATVLVALNELWRCGLGDDQLAELGLSLGADVPVFVRGHAAFAEGIGERLQPAEPQEKWYLVAHPGVGIPTPVIFGDPELKRDTPVRSLSELLQAPYANDCEPIARKRFREVEQLLSWLLEYAPSRLTGTGACVFAEFDTEIAARQVLNQAPEWLCGFVARGVNVSPLHRIRSGRFES is encoded by the coding sequence ATGATTCGCCAGTGGCCCTCCCCCGCGAAACTCAACCTGTTTTTGTACATCACCGGCCGTCGTGAAGACGGCTATCACCTGCTGCAGACGCTGTTTCAGTTTTTGGACTACGGCGACACCCTGACCATTGACCCGCGCCAGGACGACCGCATTCATCTGCTGACGCCGGTCGACGGCGTGCCGGACGAACAGAACCTGATCGTGCGCGCCGCCCGCTTGCTGCAGCGCTATTGCGATGAGCGCGGCCTGCAGACCGCACCGCGCGGCGCCGATATCAGCATCGACAAGCGCCTACCGATGGGCGGCGGCTTGGGCGGTGGCTCCTCCAACGCCGCCACCGTACTGGTGGCGCTCAACGAACTGTGGCGCTGCGGTCTTGGCGACGACCAACTGGCCGAGCTGGGGCTCAGCCTCGGCGCCGACGTGCCGGTGTTCGTGCGCGGCCACGCCGCCTTCGCCGAAGGCATCGGCGAGCGCCTGCAGCCGGCCGAGCCGCAGGAAAAGTGGTATCTGGTGGCGCATCCCGGCGTCGGCATCCCGACGCCGGTTATCTTCGGTGACCCCGAATTGAAAAGAGACACCCCGGTTCGCTCCTTAAGTGAGCTGTTGCAGGCGCCGTACGCAAATGATTGCGAACCGATCGCAAGAAAACGTTTTCGCGAGGTTGAACAGCTTCTTTCATGGCTGTTAGAATACGCCCCGTCACGCCTGACTGGCACAGGTGCTTGTGTGTTTGCTGAATTCGACACAGAAATCGCCGCCCGTCAGGTGTTAAATCAAGCCCCGGAGTGGTTGTGTGGTTTTGTAGCGCGCGGCGTTAACGTCTCCCCACTACATCGCATTCGTTCCGGGCGGTTTGAGTCGTAG
- the lolB gene encoding lipoprotein insertase outer membrane protein LolB: MPIRKVSLLRLIPLASLVLAACTTTKPSGPATSPTSPQWRAHEQAVQQLSTYQTRGSFAYLSDQKKVYARFFWQQFSPERYRLLLTNPLGSTEMDLNVQKNVVQLTDNQGKRYVSDNPEEMIRKLTGMAIPLNNLRQWMLGLPGEANDFALDDQYRLNKLTYQQGGQTWKVDYQGYSNEVQPTLPNRLELQQGEQRIKLKMDNWTLK; encoded by the coding sequence ATGCCAATACGCAAAGTTAGTTTGCTCCGTCTGATCCCGCTGGCCAGCCTGGTGCTGGCCGCCTGTACCACCACCAAGCCGAGCGGCCCGGCCACCAGCCCGACTTCTCCGCAGTGGCGCGCCCATGAGCAGGCGGTGCAGCAGCTCAGCACCTATCAGACCCGCGGCTCCTTCGCCTACTTGTCTGATCAGAAAAAAGTCTACGCCCGCTTCTTCTGGCAGCAGTTCTCGCCGGAGCGCTATCGTCTGCTGTTGACCAACCCGCTGGGCAGCACGGAAATGGATCTCAACGTGCAGAAAAACGTGGTGCAGCTGACCGACAACCAGGGCAAACGCTACGTCAGCGACAACCCGGAAGAGATGATCCGCAAGCTGACCGGCATGGCGATCCCGCTGAACAACCTGCGCCAGTGGATGCTCGGCCTGCCGGGCGAAGCCAACGATTTTGCGCTGGATGACCAATATCGCCTGAACAAGCTGACCTATCAGCAAGGCGGCCAGACCTGGAAGGTGGATTACCAGGGCTACAGCAACGAGGTGCAGCCGACGCTGCCGAACCGTCTGGAGCTGCAGCAGGGTGAGCAGCGCATCAAGCTGAAGATGGATAACTGGACGCTCAAATGA
- the hemA gene encoding glutamyl-tRNA reductase, with the protein MTLLALGINHKTAPVSLRERVTFSPESIDEALTSLLQQPLVQGGVVLSTCNRTELYLSVEQQEHMHEQLVAWLCAYHNLRPEEVKKSLYWHQGNDAVSHLMRVASGLDSLVLGEPQILGQVKKAFAESQRGQSLSGELERLFQKSFSVAKRVRTETDIGASAVSVAFAACTLARQIFESLADLNVLLVGAGETIELVARHLREHKVRHMIIANRTRERAQLLADEVGAEVITLPEIDERLADADIIISSTASPLPIIGKGMVERALKARRNQPMLLVDIAVPRDIEPEVGKLANAYLYSVDDLHAIIQSNLAQRKAAAVQAESIVQQESTNFMAWLRSQGAVETIRDYRSQADQIRAEMEAKALAAIAQGANVEQVIHELAHKLTNRLIHAPTKSLQQAAGDGDVERLQLLRDSLGLDQH; encoded by the coding sequence ATGACCCTGCTGGCGTTAGGTATAAATCACAAAACCGCTCCGGTTTCTCTGCGTGAAAGGGTGACCTTCTCGCCAGAGTCCATCGATGAGGCGCTGACCAGCTTGCTCCAACAACCGTTGGTGCAGGGCGGCGTCGTGTTGTCCACCTGCAACCGCACCGAGCTGTACCTCAGCGTAGAGCAGCAGGAACACATGCACGAGCAGCTGGTCGCCTGGCTGTGCGCCTACCACAACCTGCGCCCGGAAGAGGTGAAGAAAAGCCTGTACTGGCATCAGGGCAACGACGCGGTCAGCCATTTGATGCGGGTGGCCAGCGGGTTGGACTCATTGGTGCTGGGCGAACCGCAGATCCTCGGGCAGGTGAAAAAAGCTTTCGCCGAGTCGCAACGCGGCCAGTCGCTGTCCGGCGAGCTGGAGCGTCTGTTCCAGAAATCCTTCTCCGTCGCCAAGCGCGTGCGTACCGAAACCGACATCGGTGCCAGCGCGGTCTCCGTGGCTTTTGCCGCCTGTACCCTGGCGCGCCAGATCTTCGAATCGCTGGCCGATCTCAACGTCTTGCTGGTGGGCGCCGGTGAAACCATCGAGCTGGTGGCGCGCCACCTGCGCGAACACAAAGTGCGGCACATGATCATTGCCAACCGCACCCGCGAACGCGCCCAGCTGCTGGCGGACGAAGTCGGCGCGGAGGTGATCACCCTGCCGGAGATCGACGAACGCCTGGCGGACGCCGACATCATCATCAGTTCCACTGCCAGCCCGCTGCCGATCATCGGCAAGGGGATGGTGGAGCGCGCGCTGAAGGCGCGCCGCAACCAGCCGATGCTGCTGGTGGATATCGCCGTACCGCGCGACATCGAACCGGAAGTCGGCAAACTGGCCAACGCCTATCTCTACAGCGTGGACGATCTGCACGCCATCATTCAAAGCAACCTGGCGCAGCGCAAAGCGGCGGCGGTGCAGGCGGAGTCGATCGTGCAGCAAGAAAGCACCAACTTCATGGCCTGGCTGCGCTCGCAGGGCGCGGTGGAAACCATCCGCGACTACCGTTCGCAGGCCGACCAAATTCGCGCAGAGATGGAGGCCAAAGCGCTGGCCGCCATCGCGCAGGGCGCCAACGTGGAGCAGGTTATTCACGAGCTGGCCCATAAACTGACCAACCGTCTTATTCATGCCCCTACCAAATCCCTCCAGCAGGCCGCCGGCGACGGCGACGTGGAGCGGTTGCAGTTATTACGCGACAGCCTCGGGCTGGATCAGCATTAG
- the prfA gene encoding peptide chain release factor 1 encodes MKPSIVAKLEALQERHEEVQALLGDAGVIADQDRFRALSREYAQLTDVSRCFLEWRQVQEDLETAEMMLDDPEMREMAQEELKQARAASEELEQQLQVLLLPKDPDDERSCFLEVRAGTGGDEAAIFAGDLFRMYSRYAESRRWRVEVMSANEGEHGGFKEVIAKVSGDGVYGQLKFESGGHRVQRVPETESQGRIHTSACTVAVMPEVPEAELPDINPGDLKIDTFRSSGAGGQHVNTTDSAIRITHLPTGIVVECQDERSQHKNKAKAMSVLGARIRAAEMAKRQQAEASTRRNLLGSGDRSDRNRTYNFPQGRVTDHRINLTLYRLDEVMEGKLDMLIQPIVQEYQADQLAALSAEQE; translated from the coding sequence ATGAAGCCTTCTATTGTTGCCAAACTGGAAGCGTTACAAGAGCGCCATGAAGAAGTGCAGGCGCTGCTCGGCGATGCCGGCGTTATCGCCGACCAAGACCGGTTCCGCGCACTGTCGCGAGAATACGCGCAGCTGACCGACGTCAGCCGCTGCTTCCTGGAATGGCGTCAGGTGCAGGAGGATCTGGAGACGGCGGAAATGATGCTGGACGATCCGGAAATGCGCGAGATGGCGCAGGAAGAGCTGAAACAGGCGCGGGCGGCCAGCGAAGAGCTGGAACAGCAGCTGCAGGTGTTGCTGCTGCCGAAAGATCCGGACGATGAGCGCAGCTGCTTCCTCGAAGTGCGCGCCGGCACCGGCGGCGATGAGGCGGCGATCTTCGCCGGCGATCTGTTCCGCATGTACAGCCGCTATGCGGAAAGCCGCCGCTGGCGCGTCGAGGTGATGAGCGCCAACGAAGGCGAACACGGCGGTTTCAAAGAAGTGATCGCCAAAGTCTCCGGCGACGGCGTGTACGGTCAGCTGAAGTTTGAATCCGGCGGCCACCGCGTGCAGCGCGTGCCGGAAACCGAATCCCAGGGGCGCATCCACACCTCCGCCTGCACCGTGGCGGTGATGCCGGAAGTGCCGGAAGCCGAGCTGCCGGACATCAACCCGGGCGATCTGAAAATCGACACCTTCCGCTCCTCCGGCGCCGGTGGCCAGCACGTTAACACCACCGACTCGGCAATCCGCATCACCCACCTGCCGACCGGCATTGTGGTGGAGTGCCAGGACGAGCGTTCACAGCACAAAAACAAAGCCAAGGCGATGTCGGTGCTGGGCGCGCGCATTCGCGCCGCCGAGATGGCCAAGCGCCAGCAGGCCGAGGCGTCCACTCGCCGCAACCTGCTGGGCAGCGGCGACCGTTCCGACCGTAACCGCACCTACAACTTCCCGCAGGGGCGGGTGACCGACCACCGCATCAACCTGACGCTCTACCGCCTGGACGAAGTGATGGAAGGCAAACTGGACATGCTGATCCAGCCGATCGTGCAGGAGTATCAGGCCGATCAGCTGGCTGCGCTGTCCGCCGAGCAAGAGTGA
- the prmC gene encoding peptide chain release factor N(5)-glutamine methyltransferase, translating to MDYQHWLKAAAARLTHSDSARRDAEILLGFVTGKARTFLMAFGETLLTPPQQQQLETLLARRERGEPVAYLVGEREFWSLPLSVSPATLIPRPDTECLVELALARLPPQPCHFLDLGTGTGAIALALASERPDCSAIGVDVQPEAVALAQHNAHKLKIDNVRFLQGSWFAPVAGQRFALIASNPPYIDAADPHLSQGDVRFEPGSALVAADRGLADLAAIVRQAPHHLQPQGWLLLEHGWQQGESVRALLQAAGFSAVATHRDYGDNDRVTLGQWPG from the coding sequence ATGGACTATCAACACTGGCTGAAAGCCGCCGCCGCGCGTTTGACCCACAGCGACAGCGCCCGGCGCGACGCGGAAATCCTGTTGGGTTTCGTGACCGGCAAGGCCAGAACCTTCCTGATGGCGTTCGGTGAAACCCTGCTGACGCCGCCGCAGCAACAGCAGCTGGAGACGCTGCTGGCGCGCCGCGAACGCGGTGAGCCGGTGGCCTATCTGGTGGGCGAGCGCGAATTTTGGTCGCTGCCGCTGTCGGTTTCACCCGCAACGCTGATCCCACGCCCGGATACCGAATGCCTGGTGGAGCTGGCGCTGGCGCGCCTGCCGCCGCAACCCTGCCACTTCCTCGATCTCGGCACCGGCACCGGCGCCATCGCGCTGGCGCTGGCCAGCGAGCGCCCGGACTGTTCGGCTATCGGCGTCGATGTGCAGCCGGAAGCGGTCGCGCTGGCGCAGCACAATGCGCACAAGCTGAAGATCGACAACGTCCGATTTCTACAGGGCAGCTGGTTTGCGCCGGTGGCGGGGCAACGCTTCGCGCTGATCGCCAGCAATCCGCCCTATATCGACGCCGCCGATCCGCATTTGTCGCAGGGCGACGTGCGCTTCGAGCCCGGCAGCGCGCTGGTCGCCGCCGATCGTGGGTTGGCGGATCTGGCCGCCATCGTGCGCCAGGCGCCGCACCATTTGCAGCCCCAGGGCTGGCTGCTGTTGGAACATGGCTGGCAGCAGGGCGAGAGCGTGCGTGCGCTGCTGCAGGCCGCCGGATTTTCCGCTGTCGCCACCCACCGTGATTATGGCGACAACGACCGCGTGACGCTCGGCCAATGGCCGGGATAA
- a CDS encoding SirB2 family protein, translated as MMTAYTALKHFHLLTVAISITLFVLRFFWQWRRSPIMGRRWVKVAPHLNDTLLFVSGIALVVTFGFYPLLGMDSWLTEKLFGVIIYILLGYVALGKKTKSQRLRTVAFVLALGCLYLIIKLATTKIPFLMGYL; from the coding sequence ATCATGACTGCATACACCGCGTTGAAACATTTCCATTTGCTGACGGTCGCCATCAGTATTACCTTGTTTGTGCTGCGTTTCTTTTGGCAGTGGCGCCGCTCGCCGATCATGGGCCGCCGCTGGGTCAAGGTAGCGCCGCACCTGAACGACACGCTGCTGTTCGTCAGCGGCATCGCGCTGGTGGTGACGTTCGGGTTTTATCCGCTGCTGGGTATGGACTCATGGCTGACCGAGAAGCTGTTTGGCGTTATTATCTATATCCTGCTTGGCTACGTCGCATTGGGCAAGAAGACCAAAAGTCAGCGGCTGCGAACCGTGGCGTTCGTGCTGGCGTTGGGCTGCCTGTACCTGATAATTAAACTTGCCACGACGAAAATACCGTTTCTGATGGGATACCTATGA
- the sirB1 gene encoding invasion regulator SirB1: MSSIADFEFNASPLSEGVILVSQSVRRDFPVADVERKLQQLVDEARAAVPVDITQEQQLDALIELFYKTWGFGGASGVYRLSDAIWLDKVLEARQGTPVSLGTIFLHIANALDLPLLPVIFPTQLILRADWLDEELWLINPLNGETLSEHQLEVWIKGNLGLGAELEDDDLDESENIMVVRKMLDTLKAALMEEKQLEMALRTSETVLCFDPEDPYEIRDRGLIYAQLECNHIAISDLNYFVEQCPEDPVSEVIKVQIHSIEPKQVTLH; encoded by the coding sequence ATGAGTAGCATTGCTGATTTTGAATTTAACGCCTCGCCGCTGAGCGAAGGGGTGATCCTGGTGTCGCAGTCGGTGCGGCGCGATTTCCCGGTTGCCGACGTGGAGCGCAAGCTGCAACAGCTGGTGGACGAAGCGCGCGCGGCGGTGCCGGTCGATATCACTCAGGAGCAGCAACTGGATGCGCTCATCGAACTGTTTTACAAGACCTGGGGATTCGGCGGCGCCAGCGGCGTGTACCGCCTGTCGGACGCCATCTGGCTGGACAAGGTGCTGGAAGCGCGGCAGGGCACGCCGGTCTCGCTGGGCACTATCTTCCTGCATATCGCCAACGCGCTGGATCTGCCGCTGCTGCCGGTGATTTTCCCCACTCAGCTGATCCTGCGCGCCGACTGGCTGGACGAAGAGCTGTGGCTGATCAACCCGCTGAACGGCGAAACCCTGAGCGAACACCAGCTGGAAGTGTGGATCAAGGGCAACCTGGGGCTGGGCGCCGAGCTGGAAGACGACGATCTCGACGAGTCGGAGAACATCATGGTGGTGCGCAAGATGCTCGATACGCTGAAGGCCGCCCTGATGGAAGAAAAGCAGCTGGAGATGGCGCTGCGCACCAGCGAAACGGTGCTGTGCTTCGATCCGGAAGATCCGTACGAGATCCGCGACCGCGGGCTGATTTACGCCCAGCTGGAGTGCAACCATATCGCGATCTCCGACCTCAACTATTTTGTCGAGCAGTGTCCTGAAGACCCGGTCAGCGAAGTGATCAAAGTACAGATCCACTCGATTGAGCCGAAACAGGTGACGCTGCATTAA